Within Octopus bimaculoides isolate UCB-OBI-ISO-001 chromosome 20, ASM119413v2, whole genome shotgun sequence, the genomic segment NNNNNNNNNNNNNNNNNNNNNNNNNNNNNNNNNNNNNNNNNNNNNNNNNNNNNNNNNNNNNNNNNNNNNNNNNNNNNNNNNtatatatatatatatatatatatgtatatatatatataagattgcatagaatcagtttaatattcattcatgtacttcATTATTCACTTATTAGGTgttttctataaagactgctctgggcatttacttatggaatactggaaagataaacatgctatccatatattaattttaagctaagaatcagaaaaaataaaagttgtgtacagatacacacatatttatctatgtgcacacatgcgcacatacacaaatatttatatgtttgtatggatatagtataaccatctcgCATAGACTTAAGTAAATAGAAAGAATCTATCTTTATTTAAGAACAGTAACATCTTATAGGGATAAGAGGTTAATTGGCAAGGATATCaaagcaagaaaacaaaataataagaatttatagaaaatgataAGTAATATATTTAACTTACATTTAAAGAGACAGAGTATTAAAATTTGAGGTAGGGAAGAGATAAAGATACCCccggagccgcttgaaacggttgtactgcatcacttcttgatatcctgttgcttatttaacccttgattcaataacactgtgtataaactctgtatttggaatgaccaatttcaaagactgttggattttactcatagggtattggaatcttaataatggatttacaaatgcaatgatcaatcttaaagactattggattttactcacaagctattggaatcttatatgtataccattctgcttaaacaatggatttacaaatgcaatatctctacattcactctctatttcatatcttatctaaactaactattgcttaaccatcctctcacaccgtctccgatgaagggatataataaatatcttggaaacagctgtaagacctatttataaatgttctatattatacacaaccttggcttttttttttatctcattacggaAAGNNNNNNNNNNNNNNNNNNNNNNNNNNNNNNNNNNNNNNNNNNNNNNNNNNNNNNNNNNNNNNNNNNNNNNNNNNNNNNNNNNNNNNNNNNNNaatttattcctatgtcaatatttctgtataaggctatatttgactgtcaaatttaagtcaaacatataatttgccttacacgtcttcagggaaatgcatttgagaacaaacaaaaatcaaacaaaggTCAAGAACAAGAGGTAAATACCAAGACAACAACTAGATTCCGTCCATATTCAAATTTGTCGTTAAATGACTCGTTAAATAAGTTCCTTCCTAAGCAAAGGTCCATTAAGGGGAGACAACCCCTTGTAATACTATGAATAATGTTGATAAGTTATAAACAATCATCTATTCCAATGGAAATTTATACTATATTATCCTAGGAGCTATTGTAAAAAGcacaactgctattggtaaattgtacattgatatggcctgcattaagacctaatattatactatattgtactataaattataaacaacccTCAATTACAATGGgaatctatactatattatctctaGGAGCTTTTGCAAAAACCACAGCTGTTATTGGTAAGTTATATattgatatggcctgccttaggacctaatattatactataatgtactataaattataaacaatcttCCATTATAATGGAAATCTATACTATGTTATCTTATCTCTAGAAGCTTATGCAAAAACCACAACTGCTATTGTtaagttatacatttatatggcctgccttaagatCTAACATTatactataatgtactataaattataaacaacccTCTATTATAATGGAGATCTATACTATATTATCCCTAGAAGTTTATGCCAAACCCCAAAGTTACAAATAGCAGTTAGAGATGGTGAATTCCATGGAGGCAAGCTCTTCCAACAATGATCAGTAAACTCTTACCTGCTAGCCGAAGGTAACAATATAAATTTTGTGAAGAACCATCAACACAGGTTAAATGTAGAACAACACCGTAGTCTTGCTGATCATTTACGGAATGCTGCTAATGTTGCAAATGCTCAAGTAGGACGCACAGTTAtcttgccttcatcatttcaatgTTCTCCTAGGAATATCCATGAGAGCTATCAATACTCCATGGCTATTGTGCGAATATATGGTCCTCCTGATATCTTCCTTACAATAACCTGCGATCCTAATTGGCAAGAAATTAGAGAGAATTTACTTCCAGGCCAAACTTCATCAGATAGACTGGACTTGGTGGCCTGTGTATTCAATATAAAGCTGCACGAACTCTTGAATGACATCATTAAGAAACATATATTTCGAAGGATCAATGCATACTGCTACACCATTGAATTTCAAAAGAGGGGCTTACCACATGCTCACTTGTTGATCATTTTGCACCCTGATGATAAATTGGATGATCCTGAAAGAATTAATCAAATTGTCTGTGTCGAGGTCCCAGATCCTGTCACTGAACCCTTACTACATGAAACAGTGAAAAGGTGCATGATTCATGGGCCCTGTGGTAATCTCAATCCTGCTGCTCCCTGCATGGAAAATAACAAGTGTCTTAAAGAATTTCCAAAGGTGTATCAACAAGAGACACGGATAAACCCAAATTGTTACCCGTTGCGACGTCGAGGGGTATTAGTTCGAGTTCGCAACCATGCAATATACAACCGATATGCCGTAAGTTCAATGTTCATATTTGTGTTGAGATTTGTCTCTTCGTCTCCTcggtgaaatatatttacaagtatatctACAAGGGATATGACTCCATTAATGTTGACATTAATGAAACAACTTCAAACAATGAGATTGTACATGATGAAGTACGCAACCATTTAGATGCTAGGTATGTGAGCGCTCCTAGAAGTATGTGGTGCCtgcttgaaaataaaatgtatgacaGATCTCATTCAGTCTGCCTGTCCATCTGCCGCAAGAGCTACTTATATAATTTGAAGAGGTTCAAGAGAGACAGGTAATTGAGAGAGTAACACAGAAGAACATACCATTGACAGCTTGGTATCTTCTGaagcaaacaaatgaaaatgCCCGGAACTTGCACTATTCGGATATTTCGTACAGTTGTCTTCAATAAGCAAACTACTGTATGGAAGAGTAGACAAAAAGGAGGCGATAAAGTTATCTCCAGACTGTACAGCATTAGCCTGAAGGATGAGGAACGATTTTACTTGGAGCTCGAAGTTATGAtgatatgaaaacaatagatggtgTAGTCTGCAGCTCATTTAATGAAGCTGCTCTGTTAAGAAATTTTGTTCAACATGATGAAGAAAGGCATAGAAGAAGCGTCCCTTACAAGTATGCCATTTCCGCTAAGTCAATTGTTTGCTCCCATTTGCATCTTAAACACTCTAGCTAACCCTTCGCAGCTGTACCATCAGTTTGAAGAGGATATGATGTCGCCCAAATCATTCGGTGGAAAAGTGCTGCTACTTGGCGGAGACTTCAGACAAACTGCACCTATCATCCCAGGAGGATCCAATGCAGCAGTAATTGAGTCCTCAATTAAGCAATCGCCTCTCTGGTATTTCGTAACAAAACTCAATTTGACAGAAAATATGCGCGTCGCTGGACAAGATGACTTCAACAGGTAGCTGTTAAAGATTGGAAATGGAATCCTCTTCAACAATGAAGGGCTGAAAGAAAACCTCATAGACATTCCTCAAAACATGACATCTACAAATAAGATTGTTAGAGAAGTTTTGggggaagaattattattagacAATGATGCGGCAGTTGAAAGAGTGTCACCGAGAATCATTTTGACACCTAAAAACAAAGATTGTCTTCACATAAACACTGACATAATGTCATTATTGCCCGGTGAGGCAACAATCTGCCGAAGCGTTGACACCATTGTTGAAGAAAATAACGAAGCTGTTATACATTATCCAGTGGAGTTTATAAATTCACTGACGCTTCCTGGGATGCCACCTCATATATTGACCTTGAAGAGGCATTCGATAGTCATGTTGCTAAGGAACCTGAACTCAATCAGAGGTTTACTCAATGGGACCCAGATCTTAGTGCTGTCCATCAAGGAGTTTTTTTATTCATGGAAAACTACTTAGTGGAAGTAAGAAAGGAGAGGAGGCCTTTATTCCGCGCATCAGCTTCCGTCCCAGTGAGACAACCTTTCCCTTTAGTATGAGTAGACAACAGTTTCCTGTTGTCCAAACATTTGCAATAACTATCAACAAATCACGAGGGCAGAGCTTCAATAATGCTGGCGTCATTCTACCATCACCAATATTCAACCGTGGACAACTTTATGTTACATTGAATAGAAGTACAAGCaggaataatattaaaaaagttGGTAAAGAACCAAACAAAACAAGGCAAACTCAATGGTGGTAGAGTTTTCGCAACAAAcgttgtgttgaaacagataaagattgtaatattttaattttattttccgtataattttcatttctgaCGGCACGAGAACACGAGTATACatatactgtacacacacatgtatatatgggttagaatgtgtttgtgtgtgtgtgtgtggagattacatacatacatacatacatacatgcatacatacatgcacgcatgtacacacacaacaaagttCTGCACATTTCCCATgaaatttcactcaaattttCGGCTAACCCGATGCTATTGCTCAATATAGACTGATCACAGGTCAGTGATTTACATAGAACACTCGTACTTTTGAATCAACTGCTTGCGATTTGAACACCCAATCATGCAACTCTTCATGGAAGCACTCTTAGCCGACTGAAATGGATCGGTTGAAAGAAAACGAACATAACGGATCAATGTTTTTAGTGAATTCAAAAGCGGAAGTATGCACTCGATAGCGAATGCTTGATTTATCATTGTCCCATTTCATCAAACGCCTACTTTGCTGATTAACATCGCTTCCCTAACGCTGTTAGATTATCGCATCAGTTTGCATATAGCCTCAAATTGCACTAAAAATTAgaaacaagaaattttaaaaagctaCAGAAAACAGGGGAtagaaaagcaaatgtaaaaaaaaaaaaagatacaaacaaaGATATGGGCCAGAGGCAGTATGATGAGTGACAGGGGACGGGATATGGGAGCGcctaaagctaaaatataaaggATGGCATTAAATATTGTTGACAGGTTGTTACCACATGTTCTGTTAAGGGACTGCTCTTTGTTTGTTGTTAGTaaaattattgtagttgttgttagcGTAGTCTTTTTGttgagattttgttgttgtttgtattaatGTTAATCGTCTGGAATAAAGAGTTAAGATAGATAAAATTCAGATCCCTGGCGtaattaatttaagaaaaaaagggGGTAAGCTGACCTAATTTTCACTGAAAACATAGAGTAACTTAAGACAGAAGGAATACGAATGATTCCTGGAATTTTAATCATGTATATTTAGATcgaagagaaaatatttgttcCTCCAAAataaccaaaccaaaccaaaccaaaccaaaccaaatccaAGCTGTAAAATGAGATGTAATTTAACTACAGAAGCCAAAACGCAAAACTGGaagtataatactactac encodes:
- the LOC106868021 gene encoding uncharacterized protein LOC106868021; amino-acid sequence: MGIYTILSLGAFAKTTAVIAEGNNINFVKNHQHRLNVEQHRSLADHLRNAANVANAQVGRTVILPSSFQCSPRNIHESYQYSMAIVRIYGPPDIFLTITCDPNWQEIRENLLPGQTSSDRLDLVACVFNIKLHELLNDIIKKHIFRRINAYCYTIEFQKRGLPHAHLLIILHPDDKLDDPERINQIVCVEVPDPVTEPLLHETVKRCMIHGPCGNLNPAAPCMENNKCLKEFPKVYQQETRINPNCYPLRRRGVLVRVRNHAIYNRYAVSSMFIFVLRFVSSSPR